Sequence from the Castanea sativa cultivar Marrone di Chiusa Pesio chromosome 12, ASM4071231v1 genome:
CCTAAACAATCCAAATCTACACAAAATGCTAGACAAGCAATATGAGCTATTACAGCTACAAAGAAAATTcagtaaaataagataataattGTAACCAAAAGGAAGTGTGAGATGGTTGTCACCTCGTTCAGTTTCCTCAAGAAAGCTCCAACTTGCACTACGTTCTGCCTTGTTACTGTCATCATAGGTTCTCATAATTTTGGTAGCTTTTACAACTGCTGAATTTTCCAATTCATGATGGACACTATCAAGCCTtgacttaaaaaatttattttcacatCCATGGCATATCAAGGAGCTAATGGAAGAGGGAACTTCTAGAATAGCAGTTCCAGTGATATCAAGTTCCTTCAAACATTTGATTTTCCCCAAGTTCTCTGGCAGTTTGGAAAGTTTTGAGCATCCCAAAAGAATGAGTATTTCAAGAGACCTTAAACTATCCATGCTGCTTGGAAGATTGATAAGAGATTGGCAGGATTCCAAATTTAAAACAGTAAGCTTACTGAGTTGTCCAATGGATTGGTGGATCTCAACCAAACTAATGCAACCTCTAAGACAAAGTCTCTCAAGTCTCAGAACCCCTGCGAAGTCAGGTGTCCTAATAAGGTCTTTAGAATGTTCAAGATTGATGAGTTTTAACTTGTCTAAATActgtcaaccaaaaaaaaaggataattaGCTCccattattgaattttttttgaagtaataaaacaatttttatccATGAAAGGATGAAGCTCAAACACAAAGAAAGTGTATTTGAAGCAACTcctaaagaaaagataaatattAAGTAAAACAGAAAGacagaaaaacaaaatcacCTTTACACCTCTCCAAAGATATTCAATTTTGCTAAACCGCAGTCTAAGTTCAACAAGCTCTTTTGATTGGAATCCGGATGGCAAACATTTTGAAGAATACCCACGCCAATCAAgaagttttaatttattagaAAGATGTTTAAGGCCATTTGAGATGTGCACATTATTAATTATGAGCAATCTAAGATTACACATCATTGAAAAACCTTCAGAATACGATTCAATGTGCCGATATGCCTCATCCCCTCCAAATAAGTCAAGGACTATGGCCTGAATTGCTGTTGTTGCCTGAGAATCAAAAACAAAGGATCAGTGAATTGCACAACAAAAGTTAAGAATACTAtgaattttcagttttataCAGTGTTAGAGGATGCAAATAATATCCATACTGAGTTTTCCACATATATAACCACCTCTTGAACATTGGTAAATCCAACAAGGTGAAGGATGAGAAATTGCCAAATTGAGCCCATcgaaacaatttaattttttatttaagttttattcatatattaaaaGTGATATTTTCATTTAAGAATCATACATTGCAACTAGAAAGGATGCAATTCTCCATTTCAAATATGTAAACAATGTCACAATCacattgtgttttcaaaatgtAAGAAATCAtgaacaacaatttttttttcaaagtgacGAACACATTAACACAAGAAATAGTCAGCAtattaacatgaaattaaatagaattttgtattctatattttataaattaagtaCTTAGAATTAGATAACTACATATatattggattatatttttttttcttaaagaactAATTTATTGAATGAAATGTTGTTGTGTATCTATTCAATATTGCCCTTGAAATAAAGTGTTGTTTAGCCAACATTCTTACCGTGTTGTTCGTCAATACATGAAACAAATCCTTACGAAGCCACAACCTACTGCGCTTTCCAGGCTCTTCACGTGATTCTTGACGGACAATTTCCATACCCATTTCTTGTACTAGTTCATGCATCTGCAATGTGTCGTTCTCTATGGTTAGGAGAGATTTATCCATGAGAACTTGTATTCCGATTCTTGCCTGAAAACCACAGGTCTCTAATATCTCTATTACTTGATCTTTCATCTTCCCTCTAAAGAAACACGCAACATCTAGAAATATATCCTTCCACGTTTCCTCCAACCCATCATAACTAACTTTTAGTGTGTCAAATATTTctcttttaggattttctttaAACCTGTCCAATGCACTTTGCCATATATCCACTGCTCTTCCAAACAAAAGGGAACCAAAAGTTACAAGAGCTAATGGAAGGCCATTAGCATAGCGTACGACATCCAAGGAGAGTTGCatataatcttctttgggtttttcatttttgaaggctttcaaacaaaaaagtttcaaaGCATCATCACTACATAATAAATTAGGCTTATATATTTTATGCACTCCATGATGGACCAACAAATGTTCATCTCTAGTTGTTATAATTATCAAACTCCCCGGTCCATACCAGTCATGCCCTCCAGCCAAATTTTCTAGCTGATCCAGTTTATTAACATTATCTAGAACAATTAGAACTCTTTTATGACATAGCCTTCTCTTGATCATGTCAACTCCATGATAAACACTCCTTATCTCTATATTTCTTTCCTCCAAAATATCTGCTACAAGCAGCTGTTGTAATTGAAGCAAATCAAGTTTTTCTGAATACTCCCTTGCATTAGCAATAAAGGAAGAACCTTCAAAATGATCACGACGTATTTCATAGACAACTCTAGCTAGAGTTGTCTTTCCAGATCCCCCCATACCACAAATCCCTATCATACAGCCCTTGTGCCCATGATTTTCATGGAAAGTGATCAATTcttccactaaagaatgtattCCTACCAAGTCATTGGTAATGCTCGAGAAACTTGAACTCAGATTTTGAAATATCCATTCCACAATGCTTTTGATTAATTCTGACTCAGTGCTGTAAAGATAATAGAACAATAATTAAGTGATGGTCCAAACCAATCATAAAACCTTGGTGACGAAGAAAAATATTGGGCAATAATACTtctttctcaaacaaaaatgaACTCATTAGCTCAGGAAACATGGATAGAAATACTCAACTACCCATAAAAGAATTCTAAGATTATATTTACTGAAACAAATCCATAAAATTGTCAACTACCAGAAATGTCCTTTGAATTAATATTTGAGCGGACTAATATCAATTAGTGTGTCCCTAAGTGTGAGTTTGGCATTAGCTTTTTTGTTTAACTTTTAGCTTTAGTTTTCATGTACTGCTTTTTAAAAGCTcaatttttctcatattttcaaaatacaagtatactttagcacatttttaacaaaaacctaaataaattagtgccaaacgcacacttaattgacatgtccttttttttattatttctacaAATGTGATTTTTGGGCTTTCTCTACCTTTTCTTATTCCCGGCTTTCTCTACCTTTTCTTATTCCCTCGACTTAGATCAACTCACTCTTTTTTACTGGTGCATTGGTCACACTCCTTTGAACATGACCGTACCATCTTAAGTGACCCTCCCTCATCTTTTCACCAATTGGGGCTGGTCCTACCTTTACTGGaaatttcctcattttgaaTTCTAACTTTCCGTGTATTTTCACTTAAACATCCATCTTTAAGGATTTTATCAATATCTCAGCCAATAAACACGATTGTAAttgttttaatatttcaatCCATGCATTCATATTATGCTATTCTATATACTTCCAGAAAATTGTCATTTAAATATcagcataaaataaatttcttaggAAATTACCGATCTCGAACTTGCCAACCAGACAGATTTGCCACTTTGCGCAAAGCAGCTCTCCACATTTGAACCTTCTCCATATTTCCATCAAACCGTTTTTTGTGTCTACATAAATCCATTCcgaaatttccttgttgtttccgTACTTCAGATGGATCCACATCATAAAAAACCGGCAGAACTGTCATTCCCGTGGCTTCACTGCATCTGATGATATTTGCAAGCTCATCCAAGCAATACATCGAAGATGCATAGTTGCGTGAGAGAACGACGATAGCAAACCTCGATTCTTCCACTGCCTTAAACAGCTCTTCTGAAATGTGGACTCCTCCATGAAGTATTTTAGAATCCATACAGGTCAAAATGCCTTTCCGATGCAAAGCATCATATAGATGCTCCGTAAAAGTTCGACGGGTGTCCTCGCCTCTAAAACTGAGATAGACATCGTATTTCCACAGAGGTgttgaagaggaagaagaagaagacggtGATGACGTTGACGCTCCTTGAGTGCTCATGGAATCCGTTGGAAGTATACAGGTAAATCTTGAACTACAACAcagagaaacaaaacaaaaaaagtatagacgatttgatatttagatttttcatttcaaggatgaagggaaaggaaatatataaagaagaCGAATATAAGTGAAAAAAGAGAACTTACAGACCAAAAACCCTCTTGTCTTGAAACGACGCCGGATTCAGTTCCTATTAGATAGTAATTGCTTTTCAGTAAATGAATGAATGGATTAGTGTTCTTTCCCCGtgtattagagagagagagagagagagagaaaggggagAGGAATAGCAGATGGGAGGAATTCATCCACAATTTCTCAGCCTGTTATTTATTAATAAGTCAAGACTAAGTCATCAgcaagacccaaaaaaaaaaaaaaaaaccccgtCAACAGAGGCAAGAGGACAGTAATTTGACTGACTTTCGTGATAGTGGTGACCAGCTGTAAACCCcctttaaaaattcttttttattttcctaatgTGTTACATGTAACCTGTATTAGGAATAAATTTTGAAGGAAAACTTTTAAGACtttttatacatttattttttttagtttgagttttaaaaatctaaccgttaaattttatgttatttatgtCCTTAActtatatatcaaatttcattcaaatcaaatgttatttattattccatcaataaatttatttttgaaacaattttaaatttcaaaaacttaaaatttttacgTTTGTTGGATATCACAAccattgatctttgattttcttgaaattttataagtataaaagatataataaaaacatgcaaTCTCTAAATCATAAGAAAtggtttaaaatattaaattgataaGCTTCTCCCTAGCTTCTCTCGATCCCTAGCTTCTCTCCTGCTCTAGGGTAGGAGTTCTCTCTCTCGTGTATACGAGTCTCTTCTTCCCTTAGTTTCTGCTAAGGGTTtgattctttcttttgttttggtctTTGCCCTTACTGCATTATGGCGGAGGATGTGATACATAGTATGGAGAATATGAAGTTGACTACGGAGGAGGAAGAAGTTATTGCTATTTCAGATGAGGGAAGGCAGGAGGAGATTGAGAGTTGTACTCACAGTTTGATTGGGAAGTTTCTCACTTGTAAGACCTTTAATAAGAGGGCTGCTCAGAGTACACTGAAGAGAGCGTGGGGTTTAGAGAATAAAGTCCAGGTGGTGGAAGTTGGAGCAAACCTCTTTCAATTCAAGTTCCACAATGAATTTGATATGGAGAGGGTTCTGAGAGATGGGCCATGGACGTTTGATAATCAGGTTTTATTGTTAATCAGGTGGCAATCTGGGATGACTGCAAGCAATGTCAGATTTGAATCAGCCTCCTTTTGGGTGCAAATTTGGGGGGCCCCGTTTGATATGGTTTCTCCAAAAGTTGCAGAAGAGATTGGTAGCCGTCTAGGGGCTGTGGAGGAAGTGGAGAAGAGGCAGAAAACGGATGCGCCAAACTTTTTTATGAGAGTAAAGGTTGCACTCCCTATATCCAAGCCTATTCGGAGAGGGGCTTTTTTGGCTGGATCGAGTGGACAGAAGACATGGGTAACATTTAAGTATGAAAGGCTATCCCTCTTTTGCCATCACTGTGGTTTGCTTGGACATGATCTGAAACATTGTGCTCAGTACTTTGCATTGACTAAGAATAAGGGGGAGGTAGCATGCCAATATGGGGAGTGGATGAAGGCATCGGGAATTCGTGTCCGTTCACCAAGTCGTAGAGGTCAAGCTCGAGAGATGGATGATCAGAGGTCTGATGAGAGGAGTGCAAAGTCACAATGGGAGAAGGTGACGGTAGGGGTGAAGGATGACGGCGGCAGGGATGAAACAGAGGCTAGGGTTGGCGTCGACAAACGTATTGATGGTGATAGCATGAATATCGGGATTGGTCCAAAAATTTCGGTGCATGATTCCGTGGATCATGGAGAGAGGGATACGGAGAGGGATGACATGGATGAAAGCACGTTGGGTGATGCAGTTGGTAGTCCTAGTGTGGATGGGCCAAGGGCTCTTAATGGGCTTAAAAATGAGTGTGGAAATATTAGGCCTCAGGAACTTGACAAGCAACGTACCTGGACCAGATTGACCCGCATGAATTATGGGCCTTTGGAGTTAATAAAGGATGGTGCAAAATCAGTGTTGGTCAAAAGAATAAACCAAGAACAGCAGCAAGTAAGTCTGGGCAGTAGTGATGAGCATGCAGAGAAGAGGTTTAAATCTGGGGAGGTTTTTCCATCAATTGAAGCGGCGGGGGTGGTTGAACACCCTTGCCGAACACAATGAAACTACTAAGTTGGAACTgccaagggcttgggaacccttggACAGTTCGAAGCCTCCACAATTTAGTGAAGGATCAAGCTCCCAATGTATGTTTCCTTATGGAAACAAGAATTGATAGAGAAGGTTTTATGCATTTTTGTCAAGACTTAGCTTATCCAAATAAATTGATTATTAAGAAGCCTGACTCTGGTGGAGGGTTAGCATTGATTTGGAAAGAGGAGGTTCGGTTAGAGGTGATTAACTATACAGACAATCATGTCTTGGCGAAAGTGGTAGAGGATGATGGTCTTCAATGGTTTTTAACAGGATTTTATGGTTGGCCGGAAACAAATCAAAAGcacaaatcttgggctcttttAAGGCATATCTCTTCGTTGGTGAATGGTCCATGGTGCTGTGTTGGTGATTTTAATGCATTTTTACACTCGTCGGAGAAGTTGAGTATTCACCCACCACCAGCAAAACAGATGGAGGAGTTCGGGGCTGCTTTGGAGGCTTGTCAGTTGATGGATTTGGGATTTCATGGATATAAATTTACTTGGAATAACAAGCGTACAGGTGCAGCAAATACTAGAGAAAGACTTGATCGAGTGGTTGCGAATAAGGAGTGGACTGATATGTTTTCAGCAAGCTCTGTGTCTCATAAATTCTCACATGCTTCAGACCACTTgccaatatttttacaaaccgGGAGGGATAACAGGTTTTATGGGAGGATTGCACGGGGTTTTAAATTTGAAGAAGTGTGGCTGTTAGATGAGGATTGTGAGAAGGTGGTTGGAGATGCATGGGACCGAATGGGGAGTGGAGGTTTGTCACTGACCAGTGTTAATGCAAAAATAAAGCAATGTGGGGATGATTTACATGCGTGGGGTTCATCTAGGACAAATCCTCAGGTGGccgaaattaaaagattaaagaagGTGCTTGAGAGGTTAAATGAAAGTGATCCAAATGAGGAAACCAGGTCTGACTTTGTAGCAGCCAGTAAACAGCTTGATGATCTTCTTCTTAAGCAAGAAATTTTTTGGGCACAACGCTCTCGGTTGTCTTGGCTAAAGTCTGGGGATAAAAACACTAAATTTTTTCACTCAAAGGCTTCGCAACGGCGTCGTAGGAATTTTATAGAGGGCATTAAAAATTCTGAAGGGGTGTGGGTTGATGAGATTGAGGATGTAGCGGAGGTGGCAGTCcactattttgaaaatatattttcttcagGTGGAGGTGACCAGATGGATGAATGTCTTAATGCTGTCAATCACAAGATGTCTTCAGATATGCTTCATATTTTATCCAGTGAGTTTAGTGCTGAGGAGGTAAAGTCGGCGGTGTTTCAAATGGGACCAACTAAAGCGCCTGGACCGGATGGTATGAATGCccttttttatcaaaaattttggcatattgTTGGTAATGATGTGACTAATGCtgttttggaatttttgaaTACTAATAATATGTTGCTGAAATAAATTACACCCATATTGTGCTCATTCCTAAGGTGAAGTCTCCAGAAAAAATGTCagattttagacctattagcCTGTGCAacgttatttataaaattatttctaaggtACTGGCTAACAGATTGAAGCTGATCTTGCCCCAATTAATTTCACCTACTCAAAGTGCTTTTGTTCTGGGACGATTGATAACTGATAATGTGATTGTGGCCTATGAAACTTTGCATGCTATGCATGGCAGGAAAAAGGGTAAAAAAGGTTCTCTTGCATTAAAGCTGGATATTAGCAAAGCGTATGACAGGGTTGAGTGGTCTTTTTTGAAAGGGATGATGATAAAATTGGGCTTTCCCCAAAGATGGATTGACCGGATTATGAGCTGTGTTACTACTTCCTCTTTCTCTGTCCGTATTAATGGCAAGGCATATGGTAATTTCAGGCCCACTAGAGGGATTCACCAGGGTGATCCCTTATCCCCCTATTTATTTCTGATTTGTGCTGAGGCCTTTACATCTTTGTTGGCTAGGGAGGAGGAGAACGGTCGGCTTCATGGCGTGTCCATTAGTCGAAATGCCCCCACCATTTCCCACTTGCTTTTTGCTGATGACTCTCTTCTGTTTTGTCAAACTACACAGGAGGAAGTGCAGGTGATCTCTAAAGTCTTAGAATTGTATGGCGTGGCTTCTGGCCAATGCATCAATTTAGAAAAGTCCTCCGTGTTTTTTAGTAGCAATACAACAGAGGTGCAAAGAGGTTGGATAACCGCTGCATTGGGAGTGAAAGAGGTGGACAAATTTGAATCCTATCTGGGATTACCCACATTGATTGGCAGATCAAAATATCAAgctttctcttttctcaaagAGAGGGTTTGGAAGAAGATTCAGGGATGGAAAGGGAAGTTGCTATCTAAAGCTGGGAAGGAAGTCCTTATCAAAGCTGTGGCTCAATCAATTCCTACATATACGATGGGAGTTTTTCAACTTCCAGAAAAACTTTGTCATGAATTAAATATGATGTGTGCGaggttttggtggggtcaaTGTGGGGATGATAAGAAAATTCATTGGAAGAGTTGGGATTCACTGGTTCAGCCAAAAAAGGAGGGTGGTATGGGGTTTAGAGACATTCGAAGTTTTAATCTAGCGATGTTGGCAAAGCAAGGGTGGAGAATGTTGACTGATCACAACTCTCTTCTCTATCAATGCTTTAAGGCTAAATATTTCCCTCACTGTACCTTTTTGGAGGCGGTTGATCATCCACACAGCTCCTATGTTTGGAAGAGCTTAATTGCAGCTCAGCCGATTTTGAGAAAAGGATGTTGCTGGCGTGTGGGCACGGGCTCTTCTATTCAGGTTTTGTCAGACAAGTGGATTCCAAACCACCCCACTAATAAAATTCTGGTTCCACCCAATGAAATAGATGAAAGTTGGCATGTGTCGGAGTTGATAGATTGGGCAAATTTTCAATGGAATCGTGGCTTCATAGAAGCGGTTTTTAACAGGTATGATGCTCAGGCTATTTTTCGGATTCCTCTAAGTCGACGGTTTGTACCAGATGTGATTGTTTGGCTTCACAATAAAAATGGAAGATACTCAGTGAAGTCTGGTTATCATACGGCAAGGATTTTGATGAAAGAGGCAAGCCGGAAGGGAGAAGGGTCCAATATGAGGTCTAGCAGCAAAGTTTGGGCAAGAATTTGGCAGCTTCACATCCCAAATAAGATTAAAGTCTTTGCGTGGCGAATGCTTCACAATATTCTTCCTACTTATGATAGATTACGGCAGCGGCGGATTTTAGTGAATGATATGTGCCCCATTTGCAACCGATTTCCTGAAACTACAATACATGCGCTATGGGAGTGTGGAGCTGCTCAGGATGTGTGGGCTGGATGTGCACACCGAATATTGCAGAAAGGGCTGACCGATCAGGCTGATATAATACATTTATTGGAGAATATTATGCAAAAGGCTTCTGAGGACGTGCTTGAGTTTTTCTTGGTGCAAGGGTGGCTAATTTGGCATCAACGTAATTGGGTTGTGCATGGAGGTAGGTTGCAGGAACCGGGTAGGTTGAATGTGCGGGCTAGCAGCGTTTTAGAGGAGTATAAGGAGGCACAGTCACTATTAGCGGTCCCTGTTACTATTGGTCACTCACAGTCATGGTTGCCACTTGAAGGTATGATATATAAACTAAATTTTGATGCAGCGGTTTTCATGGATGCTTCAGCTTCAGGTGTTGGTGTGATTATTCGGAATGAAAGGGGTGAGGTTATGGCAGCATTGTCAGCAAGGGGCAGTGCAGTGATGGATAGTGAAGAGGCAGAGGTTTTGGCGTGTAGACAAGCTATGGAATTTGCGATAGATGCTGGGTTTGCTGATTTAATTGTGGAGGGAGATAATTCAACTGTGATGAAGTCTATTGTCTCAGCTCAGACAGATTGGTCTCGCTTGGGAAATATTTATGATGATATTCGTTGCTTGGCTGGAAGGATGCGACATGTGGAATTTCGGGGCGTTCGACGTAGCGCCAATGGGGTAGCACATTCTTTAGCTCGTTTTGCTAAGCATATTAGTGAGGatattgtttggttggaggagtctCCTCCACCGGCTTTAGAAGCTTTGTATTTGGACTCAATTGCTATtggtaattaaatgatattggttttgctttaaaataaaaaataaaaacatgcaatccaacagttaagttttcaaaattcacatttaatataaagatatataaaaagttgACATTGTTTTATTCCTCCCATTAGTATTGGATGGTGGGAATATTAGGGAGTTcactaatacaataaaatatatatatatatatatatatatatatatatatatatatatatataataataggtgaagttgaGATAAACTTGTCGAGGACGTTTTGCAATGAGGGCCGAAAATGCGAAAACGGCCGAAAATGCAAAAAGGCCCAAATCTCCCCTGGGGTtctttagaagtgtttattgtagagaatcaaacccaaaattccaaatgtataatgaataaaaaaaatggtgctttgacaaaaaagaattaaaatgttaataataaaaatgcagaaaaagcataaaaacataATAGGTCTGAAACTTTGACCCATAGTCACCGAGAAGGAGAAATTGAGAAAGGTTGTAAAGAAGAGTGGGAAAGTTCCCCTGGACTCATATTTTCACCCCTAAGGTtcagaattgtgagaatgtttCCTGGCTCAGTGAGTTTTTACTCTCAAGTCTCAGCTCTATAGAGAAAACGTGGTTCAACAAGTCTGAAACTTTGACCCACAGTCACCGAGAAGAGAAAATTGAGAAAGGTTGTAAGGAAGAGAAGGAAGGTTCCACaatacccatatttccacccccAAGCTTCAGAATTGTGAGATTATTGACTAGTTGAATGGGCTTTTGCTCTGAAGTTTCAAGTATGTGAGTAGAATGTAGTTCAACAGGTCTAAAATTTCGACCCACAGTCACCGaaaagaggaaattgagagaggttgtgagaaagagagggaaggttccccaatacccatatttccacccccAAGCTTCGAAATTGTGAGATTATAGACTAGTTGAATGAGTTTTTGCTCTGAAGTTTCAAGTATGTGGGTAGAATATGATTGGCTCCTTTTGAATCTAATTAGGGCATTTGTATTGAACTTGGGGAGCTCTAAGTGACTAGTTTTTGAGTAGTGGAAGAGGCTTGTATCCCCTATGATACTAATTTGGCGTTTTGGCTTGAGTTGCTTTTGTTTAGGAAAAAGTTTAGCATGCTTTTAGCATGATTTTAGAAATAAAGTAGTTGACTCCATTAGCTATTGTTTCCTTGTCATTGTAGGCTTTTGATGGCTACATTTGGTGGCAATAATTGGCTAGCTAATTAGCTTAGGGCCAGCGTCAGGTACTAGGGGTTGGCTCCC
This genomic interval carries:
- the LOC142619413 gene encoding disease resistance protein RPV1-like yields the protein MSTQGASTSSPSSSSSSSTPLWKYDVYLSFRGEDTRRTFTEHLYDALHRKGILTCMDSKILHGGVHISEELFKAVEESRFAIVVLSRNYASSMYCLDELANIIRCSEATGMTVLPVFYDVDPSEVRKQQGNFGMDLCRHKKRFDGNMEKVQMWRAALRKVANLSGWQVRDRTESELIKSIVEWIFQNLSSSFSSITNDLVGIHSLVEELITFHENHGHKGCMIGICGMGGSGKTTLARVVYEIRRDHFEGSSFIANAREYSEKLDLLQLQQLLVADILEERNIEIRSVYHGVDMIKRRLCHKRVLIVLDNVNKLDQLENLAGGHDWYGPGSLIIITTRDEHLLVHHGVHKIYKPNLLCSDDALKLFCLKAFKNEKPKEDYMQLSLDVVRYANGLPLALVTFGSLLFGRAVDIWQSALDRFKENPKREIFDTLKVSYDGLEETWKDIFLDVACFFRGKMKDQVIEILETCGFQARIGIQVLMDKSLLTIENDTLQMHELVQEMGMEIVRQESREEPGKRSRLWLRKDLFHVLTNNTATTAIQAIVLDLFGGDEAYRHIESYSEGFSMMCNLRLLIINNVHISNGLKHLSNKLKLLDWRGYSSKCLPSGFQSKELVELRLRFSKIEYLWRGVKYLDKLKLINLEHSKDLIRTPDFAGVLRLERLCLRGCISLVEIHQSIGQLSKLTVLNLESCQSLINLPSSMDSLRSLEILILLGCSKLSKLPENLGKIKCLKELDITGTAILEVPSSISSLICHGCENKFFKSRLDSVHHELENSAVVKATKIMRTYDDSNKAERSASWSFLEETERAIGNTKDEKKENKSDQFSWSKPMQCLLLEILANDATKGNKPSNTLMPESLARAAQAISEEFGVECQCNHVENCLRTMESIWSTITQLRNRKNIFGWNDNLKMITCEKHAYDEEVMAHPDHEQYLNKKIEMYDKMALFFCKDLATWSSALSFSDIDSEKMIVDSEANDPDIDSEKVSKGEQVISSNAALCGTSSHRKRSRANQGANYDKFSKQLRKVELAVKELKKDQLDMKVLYEEVMKMERFDEVMLASAFDHLVDNERVAKAFMAKNARLRSLWLENFFNKNGGYGN